A genomic stretch from Telmatocola sphagniphila includes:
- a CDS encoding YceI family protein: protein MIRNLFGLVLLAAIGAFQVSAADTKFELSGKNTEIKFVGTKKDGKHEGGFKTLIGSIEVEGKDIVKGKITVEIDMDSTWSDNEKLTNHLKAPDFFGVKNNPKSKFVSTKIEPTTAGYNITGDLTLNGKTKSIVIPAKVTVADDNLTLKSEFKINKLDFGMAYGKGIIEDEVSLTLDVKAKK from the coding sequence ATGATTCGTAATCTTTTCGGGCTGGTTCTGCTGGCGGCCATCGGTGCCTTTCAGGTTTCCGCGGCGGACACCAAGTTTGAACTCAGCGGGAAAAATACCGAAATCAAGTTCGTCGGAACGAAAAAAGACGGCAAGCATGAAGGCGGTTTCAAGACTTTGATTGGGTCGATCGAAGTGGAAGGCAAGGATATTGTAAAGGGCAAGATTACGGTTGAAATCGATATGGACTCGACCTGGTCGGACAATGAAAAATTGACCAATCACCTCAAGGCTCCGGATTTCTTCGGCGTGAAAAACAACCCGAAATCAAAATTCGTATCGACGAAGATTGAACCGACGACGGCTGGCTACAACATTACTGGCGACCTCACTCTCAATGGCAAAACCAAAAGCATTGTGATTCCGGCGAAAGTCACGGTGGCCGATGACAACCTCACTCTCAAGAGCGAGTTCAAAATCAACAAACTGGATTTCGGCATGGCGTACGGCAAGGGAATCATCGAAGATGAAGTCAGTCTGACTCTGGACGTAAAAGCGAAGAAGTAA
- a CDS encoding class I SAM-dependent methyltransferase: MSFDLLAPHYHWIEKIVFGDSLQKCRIGWLDSLKDAKRVLIIGEGDGRFLREFLRANPLAVVKSIDFSRKMRELAKRRMEAAGIDGKRVQFQTGDIRKLLVPEGTFDLVITNFLLDCFDEKELQPVIALLSSALIPGGLWVVGDFRIPSISAAARRARWRLRMMYFCFRLSTRLQTKELVNFDPLLASHGLVLLKARSWQNGFLSSEIWKKRKLQPSERAPAIEQPDDLSPQ; this comes from the coding sequence TTGAGTTTCGATCTGCTGGCTCCGCATTACCACTGGATCGAGAAGATCGTCTTCGGCGATTCTCTGCAGAAGTGTCGAATCGGCTGGCTCGATTCACTAAAAGACGCAAAGAGAGTGCTGATTATCGGCGAAGGAGACGGGCGTTTCCTTCGGGAATTTTTGCGTGCAAATCCCCTGGCTGTAGTCAAGAGTATTGATTTCAGCCGGAAGATGCGCGAGTTGGCGAAAAGGAGAATGGAGGCCGCCGGGATCGATGGCAAACGAGTGCAATTTCAAACGGGAGACATCAGAAAACTCTTAGTGCCCGAAGGGACTTTCGATCTGGTAATCACCAACTTTCTTCTCGATTGTTTCGACGAAAAGGAATTGCAGCCAGTCATAGCACTTCTGAGCTCTGCCCTTATCCCAGGCGGTTTATGGGTCGTGGGCGATTTTCGAATTCCTTCGATCTCAGCTGCGGCGCGCAGAGCTCGATGGCGACTCCGCATGATGTACTTCTGTTTCAGGCTCTCGACCCGTTTGCAAACGAAAGAGTTAGTGAATTTCGATCCCTTGTTGGCCTCCCATGGATTGGTTCTCCTCAAGGCTCGAAGCTGGCAAAACGGCTTTCTGTCCAGCGAAATTTGGAAAAAACGGAAATTGCAACCCTCGGAGAGGGCTCCGGCAATTGAGCAACCTGACGATCTGAGCCCGCAATAA
- a CDS encoding glucose-6-phosphate isomerase, translating into MQLPDEAIDFNYQGMLIPTSESWTPLGELQTNNFLTPERLEALKPQLQAIRSRVAGEREIRNPPPHLKPLDSGFIDYPGLLLEQFRTRGDSSELSRILAVASRLRDNVDRVVLLGIGGSYLGARALFDSLCHGQHNELPPRMRLGKPRIYFEGHTVDNDSLQDLIELLENTCVDPELREERWGTIVISKSGGTLETATAYRIIRNELNRYYGNSLDKIRKFIVPITGSTGKFRELLKAEGFADDQILTIPENVGGRFSIFTAAGLLPAAVMGLDVRALLIGAASMTKRFLEEPFERNPVLQYAAVNYLMTEEKGKNVRVLSVWTKKLEAVGLWYDQLLSESLGKRGRGATPLTVVQPRDLHSRGQQHQEGSRDKVINNILIRAVRHVPMQIGMADNNQDDLNGISRKTMPDVLDAAYKGTMQAYADSARPSSDITLPAINEHALGQLMQMLMLATVIEGRLMNINPYGQPGVEAYKQNMNKILRSK; encoded by the coding sequence ATGCAGCTCCCGGATGAAGCAATCGACTTTAACTATCAAGGTATGCTTATCCCCACGTCGGAGAGCTGGACTCCGCTCGGAGAGTTGCAGACCAACAACTTCCTGACTCCGGAGAGGCTGGAGGCTCTCAAACCTCAACTTCAAGCGATTCGCTCGCGAGTGGCCGGCGAGCGGGAGATCCGGAATCCGCCGCCCCATCTCAAGCCTCTCGATTCCGGGTTCATCGATTACCCGGGCTTACTCCTCGAACAATTTCGCACGCGCGGCGATAGCAGCGAACTGAGTCGCATACTGGCCGTGGCGTCCCGACTTCGAGACAACGTGGATCGCGTAGTCCTCCTGGGAATCGGAGGATCCTACCTCGGTGCGAGGGCGTTGTTCGACTCGCTCTGTCATGGCCAGCATAACGAATTGCCGCCCCGGATGCGGTTAGGCAAGCCTCGGATCTATTTTGAAGGCCATACCGTCGACAACGATTCCCTGCAGGACTTAATCGAACTTCTGGAGAACACTTGCGTCGATCCGGAATTGCGCGAAGAACGCTGGGGCACGATTGTGATCTCGAAATCAGGAGGAACGCTGGAGACGGCGACGGCCTACAGGATCATTCGAAACGAACTGAATCGCTACTATGGCAACAGTCTGGATAAGATTCGTAAATTCATCGTCCCCATCACAGGATCTACCGGTAAATTCCGCGAATTACTCAAAGCCGAAGGCTTTGCGGACGATCAGATCCTTACGATTCCCGAAAATGTGGGAGGCCGGTTCAGCATTTTCACAGCCGCCGGACTGCTGCCCGCGGCCGTGATGGGTCTGGACGTCCGAGCCCTTCTGATCGGTGCGGCCTCAATGACCAAGCGATTCCTGGAAGAGCCCTTCGAACGTAATCCCGTGTTGCAATATGCCGCCGTGAACTACCTGATGACGGAGGAGAAAGGCAAGAACGTGCGAGTTCTCTCCGTCTGGACAAAGAAGCTCGAAGCGGTGGGTTTGTGGTACGATCAACTGCTTTCTGAATCGTTGGGCAAACGGGGCCGCGGAGCCACGCCGTTGACGGTAGTGCAGCCGCGAGATTTGCACTCGCGCGGCCAACAACATCAGGAAGGCTCGCGGGATAAAGTTATCAACAATATTCTGATCCGCGCGGTTCGCCACGTCCCGATGCAGATCGGCATGGCCGACAATAATCAGGATGATTTAAACGGGATTTCCCGCAAAACAATGCCCGATGTTCTGGATGCCGCTTATAAGGGCACTATGCAGGCATATGCGGACTCTGCCCGACCTTCTTCGGATATTACCTTGCCTGCTATTAACGAGCATGCTTTGGGGCAACTGATGCAGATGCTGATGCTGGCAACGGTCATTGAGGGGCGGTTGATGAATATTAATCCTTATGGCCAACCGGGTGTCGAAGCTTATAAGCAGAATATGAACAAGATTTTGCGATCCAAATAA
- a CDS encoding 2,3-bisphosphoglycerate-independent phosphoglycerate mutase: MNIHELIGELREDNKSKIVLLVADGLGGLPLTPGGKTELETARTPNLDKAAAEGVTGLSIPVLPGITPGSGPGHLGLFGYDPLQYRIGRGILEALGINFHVTDKDVAVRGNFCTLDASGKISDRRAGRPTTERCVAMVEKMRSVKIPGVEIFVEPVKEHRFVVVFRGENLGDAVNDTDPQAIGVAPLLAHGKDEASKKTAEFVNQFVTAVGKVLASDVPTNGVTLRGFARYPKIGTMQEIYGLKSAAIAVYPMYKGLARLVGMDILDAGSTLNDQITTLKKVWNDYSFFFLHYKYTDSTGEDGNFPAKVDMIEKLDAAVPGILELNPDVFIVTGDHSTPSKLKSHSWHPVPTLIRAASARTDAVTRFSESTCLQGGLGQFQAMHLMLMAMAHAGRLGKYGA; encoded by the coding sequence ATGAACATTCACGAATTGATTGGCGAACTCCGCGAAGACAATAAGAGCAAGATTGTCCTGCTGGTGGCCGATGGTTTAGGCGGCCTACCGCTTACCCCTGGCGGAAAAACGGAACTGGAGACCGCCCGGACGCCGAACCTCGATAAAGCGGCCGCAGAAGGGGTTACGGGATTGAGCATACCGGTGCTCCCCGGAATTACCCCCGGTAGCGGACCGGGCCATCTTGGTCTTTTTGGTTACGATCCGCTGCAATATCGGATCGGCCGGGGTATTCTCGAAGCGCTCGGCATTAATTTTCACGTCACGGACAAGGACGTCGCGGTCCGCGGAAACTTTTGCACTCTGGACGCCAGCGGCAAAATTTCCGATCGCCGGGCGGGTCGGCCGACTACCGAGCGTTGCGTGGCCATGGTCGAAAAAATGCGATCGGTAAAAATTCCGGGCGTGGAAATTTTCGTCGAGCCCGTGAAAGAGCATCGTTTTGTCGTCGTTTTCCGAGGGGAAAATCTGGGTGATGCCGTAAACGATACCGATCCTCAAGCGATTGGCGTTGCACCCCTACTGGCGCACGGAAAGGACGAAGCTTCTAAAAAGACCGCCGAGTTCGTCAACCAGTTCGTTACGGCAGTCGGGAAAGTCCTGGCAAGCGATGTACCGACCAACGGTGTGACTCTGCGAGGATTCGCCCGTTATCCCAAAATCGGAACCATGCAGGAAATATACGGGTTGAAGAGTGCGGCCATTGCAGTCTACCCGATGTACAAGGGGCTGGCTCGCCTGGTCGGAATGGATATTCTGGATGCGGGTAGCACTCTGAATGATCAGATCACCACCCTGAAGAAAGTATGGAACGATTACAGCTTCTTCTTCCTGCACTACAAGTATACCGACAGCACCGGAGAAGACGGGAATTTCCCGGCCAAAGTGGATATGATCGAAAAGTTGGATGCGGCGGTCCCCGGAATTCTCGAGTTGAATCCGGATGTCTTCATCGTGACGGGGGACCACAGCACTCCCAGCAAACTGAAGAGCCATAGCTGGCATCCGGTGCCGACGCTGATTCGAGCCGCATCAGCGAGAACCGATGCAGTGACTCGCTTTAGCGAAAGCACTTGCCTGCAAGGAGGTTTGGGTCAGTTTCAGGCCATGCACTTGATGCTCATGGCCATGGCTCATGCCGGGCGACTAGGCAAATACGGGGCTTAA